The following are encoded together in the Arthrobacter sp. Y-9 genome:
- a CDS encoding Fur family transcriptional regulator translates to MEQSSEARVQTRVTKQRLAVDAALDQLEDFVSTQELHRSLQDSGVSVSLATTYRILQSMADEGVVDVLRSTDGEAVYRRCEADSHHHHLLCRRCGKAVEIEAPAVEAWAAKMAAEHGFTAVTHTVEIMGLCAECSQSAGTTAPQE, encoded by the coding sequence GTGGAGCAGAGCTCAGAGGCCCGGGTGCAGACGAGGGTGACCAAGCAGCGCCTTGCAGTGGACGCCGCCCTGGATCAGCTGGAGGACTTCGTGAGCACGCAGGAACTGCACCGCTCCCTGCAGGACTCCGGCGTCTCCGTCTCCCTGGCCACCACCTACCGCATCCTGCAGTCCATGGCGGATGAAGGCGTCGTGGACGTCCTCCGCAGCACCGATGGCGAGGCCGTCTACCGCCGCTGCGAAGCGGACAGCCACCACCATCACCTGCTCTGCCGTCGCTGCGGCAAGGCCGTGGAGATCGAAGCGCCCGCCGTCGAGGCCTGGGCCGCGAAGATGGCCGCCGAGCACGGCTTCACCGCCGTCACCCACACCGTGGAGATTATGGGGCTGTGCGCCGAATGCTCCCAGTCCGCTGGGACCACAGCACCACAGGAATGA
- a CDS encoding MBL fold metallo-hydrolase, translated as MQLTKYTHSCVRLDKETPEGHRTLVIDPGSFSETGPALDGAHAILITHEHADHVDVPAVVAALVSSPDLVVYAPAGIAGTLRQEAAAAGAAAPDGRVHDAGSGLDVVVAGYSVRGFGSQHAIIHPLVPLVANTGYLVDGTLFHPGDSFTVPSGVEVDTLLVPVHAPWSKIQEVIDFVISVRARRAFNIHEALLNPAGLSMLEGHVTRLGGLYGTSYEHLDSGETRDLG; from the coding sequence ATGCAGCTGACCAAGTACACCCATTCCTGTGTCCGCCTCGACAAGGAGACCCCTGAGGGGCACCGTACCCTGGTCATCGACCCGGGATCGTTCTCGGAGACCGGGCCCGCTCTGGACGGTGCCCACGCCATCCTCATCACCCACGAGCACGCGGACCACGTGGACGTGCCGGCGGTCGTGGCGGCGCTCGTGAGCTCGCCGGACCTGGTCGTCTATGCCCCCGCCGGCATCGCGGGCACTTTGCGGCAGGAGGCCGCGGCAGCGGGCGCCGCCGCCCCGGACGGCCGGGTGCACGACGCCGGGAGCGGGCTCGACGTCGTCGTCGCCGGGTACTCGGTGCGCGGCTTCGGCAGCCAGCACGCGATCATCCACCCGCTCGTGCCGCTCGTGGCCAACACCGGGTACCTCGTGGACGGGACGCTGTTCCACCCGGGTGACAGCTTCACGGTGCCGTCCGGGGTGGAGGTGGACACGCTGCTCGTGCCGGTGCACGCGCCGTGGTCCAAGATCCAGGAAGTGATCGACTTCGTCATCAGCGTCCGCGCACGCCGCGCGTTCAACATCCACGAGGCGCTGCTCAACCCCGCCGGGCTGTCGATGCTGGAAGGACACGTCACCCGGCTGGGCGGCCTGTACGGCACGAGCTACGAGCACCTCGACTCAGGGGAGACCCGCGACCTCGGGTGA
- a CDS encoding zinc ABC transporter substrate-binding protein — MQSRKNVPFRKNILSLTALSGVVLLSVAACSTPGSSAAGTESAKTGEITVVASTSAYGSLVKAIGGDKVTVESIVSKISQDPHSYEATAQDRLKVSKAGLVVVNGGGYDSFMDGMVADAKLDPANVINAVNISGLQQESTESPAPSTSAADDHGHDHDHGSFNEHVWYNFPAMQKVAAQVEQRLSALAPASAAEFKHNAEAFTSRLSGYQQTLEKLTKGSHVDVAVTEPVPLYLLEAAGLHNVTPEEFTSAVEEGHDVPASVLDETLKLFSSKKAAFLAYNEQTSGPQTEAVKKAATDAGAPVVSFTETLPDGKDYLSWMSDNVDAVQKAVEKVRG, encoded by the coding sequence GTGCAGTCCCGAAAGAACGTGCCGTTCCGCAAGAACATCCTGTCCCTGACCGCGCTGTCCGGCGTCGTCCTCCTGAGCGTCGCCGCCTGCTCCACCCCCGGCAGCAGCGCCGCGGGCACGGAGAGCGCCAAGACCGGCGAGATCACCGTCGTCGCATCCACGAGCGCCTACGGCAGCCTCGTGAAGGCCATCGGCGGCGACAAGGTGACGGTCGAGTCGATCGTCTCCAAGATCAGCCAGGACCCGCATTCCTACGAGGCCACGGCCCAGGACCGGCTCAAGGTCTCCAAGGCCGGGCTCGTCGTGGTGAACGGCGGAGGCTATGACAGCTTCATGGACGGCATGGTGGCCGACGCCAAGCTCGATCCCGCCAATGTCATCAATGCGGTGAACATCTCCGGCCTCCAGCAGGAGAGCACCGAGAGCCCCGCCCCGAGCACCTCCGCGGCGGACGACCACGGGCACGATCACGACCACGGCTCCTTCAACGAGCACGTCTGGTACAACTTCCCGGCCATGCAGAAGGTCGCGGCTCAGGTGGAGCAGCGGCTGAGCGCGCTGGCCCCGGCGTCGGCGGCGGAGTTCAAGCACAATGCGGAGGCTTTCACCTCCCGACTGAGCGGCTACCAGCAGACTCTGGAGAAGCTGACGAAGGGCAGCCATGTGGATGTGGCGGTCACCGAGCCGGTGCCGCTCTACCTCCTGGAGGCCGCAGGCCTGCACAACGTCACCCCCGAGGAGTTCACGAGCGCGGTGGAGGAGGGGCATGACGTCCCGGCCTCCGTCCTCGACGAGACCCTCAAGCTGTTCTCCTCGAAGAAGGCGGCCTTCCTCGCCTACAACGAGCAGACCTCCGGCCCGCAGACCGAAGCGGTGAAGAAGGCCGCCACCGACGCCGGCGCGCCCGTCGTGTCCTTCACCGAGACCCTGCCGGACGGCAAGGACTACCTGAGCTGGATGTCGGACAACGTGGACGCCGTCCAGAAGGCCGTGGAGAAGGTCCGGGGCTAA
- a CDS encoding metal ABC transporter permease, whose amino-acid sequence MDFNSVLSAIFNFENYGELLALLQNSLWAGAVLGVLGGLVGVFVVKRDLSFAVHGISELSFAGASFALLIGADVVFGSLLGSVAAALLLGVMGLRAREKNSLIGVLMPFGLGLGILFLSLYEGRAANKFSLLTGQIVSVDAVQLQMLAVTAALVMVALVVLWRPLNFASDDPDVAEARGVPVKGLSMAFMLILGVSVALSIQVVGALLVLALLITPAAAAFKVTGSPALVVLLSVVFATTSTVGGILLALGGRIPISPYVTTISFLIYLVCWGIGSWRKRKGRNGRRVEDVAGA is encoded by the coding sequence GTGGATTTCAACTCCGTTCTGAGTGCCATCTTCAACTTCGAGAACTACGGCGAACTGCTGGCCCTGCTGCAGAACTCTCTCTGGGCCGGAGCGGTCCTGGGCGTGCTCGGGGGCCTGGTCGGCGTGTTCGTGGTCAAGCGGGACCTCTCCTTCGCGGTGCACGGCATCTCCGAGCTGTCCTTCGCCGGCGCCTCCTTCGCCTTGCTGATCGGGGCCGACGTGGTGTTCGGCTCGCTGCTCGGCTCTGTGGCGGCCGCCCTGCTCCTGGGCGTGATGGGTCTGCGGGCCCGGGAGAAGAACTCCCTCATCGGCGTGCTCATGCCCTTCGGTCTGGGCCTCGGCATCCTGTTCCTCTCGCTGTACGAGGGCCGCGCTGCCAACAAGTTCTCCCTGCTCACCGGGCAGATCGTGTCCGTGGACGCCGTGCAGCTGCAGATGCTCGCGGTCACCGCCGCCCTCGTCATGGTGGCGCTCGTGGTCCTGTGGCGGCCCCTGAACTTCGCCAGTGACGACCCCGACGTGGCCGAAGCCCGTGGCGTCCCGGTCAAAGGCCTGTCCATGGCCTTCATGCTGATCCTGGGCGTCTCCGTGGCACTGTCCATCCAGGTGGTGGGCGCGCTCCTGGTGCTGGCCCTGCTCATCACTCCCGCGGCCGCCGCCTTCAAGGTGACGGGTTCGCCGGCGCTCGTCGTGCTGCTGAGCGTCGTTTTCGCCACCACGTCCACCGTGGGCGGCATCCTCCTGGCGCTGGGCGGGCGCATCCCGATCAGCCCCTACGTCACGACCATCTCCTTCCTCATCTATCTCGTGTGCTGGGGGATCGGGTCCTGGCGGAAGCGGAAGGGCCGCAACGGGCGCCGCGTCGAGGATGTGGCAGGTGCCTGA
- a CDS encoding hemolysin family protein, with protein sequence MSDWMGILWLVVLLLGNAFFVAAEFAIMSARRSQIEPLAEAGSRRAATTLKAMEQVSLMLACAQLGITVCSLLILQVAEPAIHHLIAEPLEHLGIPETLAGALAFAAALIVVTFLHVTFGEMVPKNISVSAADKAALLLAPVLAALATMLRPVVATLNWCANHVLKLMRVEPKDEVTSTFTLEEVQSIVHESTRHGLVEDDAGLLTGALEFSERRASQVMVPLDRLATLSEDATPQQFERMVSKTGYSRILLKDDEGELSGYLHIKDVISIPESQYDQPIAVVRQRSLVNIDPEMEIEDVLARMQKSGSHVARVVDGQGHTLGVLFLEDVIEELVGEIQDETQAKDAVRYWESQRTSEEQ encoded by the coding sequence ATGAGTGACTGGATGGGAATCCTCTGGCTGGTGGTGCTGCTGCTCGGCAACGCCTTCTTCGTGGCGGCGGAGTTCGCCATCATGTCCGCGCGCCGCAGCCAGATCGAGCCTCTGGCCGAGGCGGGGTCGCGACGTGCGGCCACCACCTTGAAGGCCATGGAGCAGGTCTCGCTCATGCTCGCCTGCGCCCAGCTCGGCATCACGGTGTGCTCGCTGCTCATCCTGCAGGTGGCCGAACCGGCCATCCACCACCTGATCGCGGAGCCGCTCGAGCACCTGGGCATCCCCGAGACGCTCGCCGGTGCGCTGGCATTCGCCGCCGCGCTGATCGTGGTGACGTTCCTGCACGTGACCTTCGGTGAGATGGTGCCGAAGAACATCTCGGTGTCCGCCGCGGACAAGGCGGCCCTGCTGCTGGCCCCTGTGCTGGCGGCGCTGGCCACCATGCTGCGGCCGGTCGTGGCCACGCTGAACTGGTGCGCCAACCACGTGCTCAAGCTCATGCGCGTGGAGCCGAAGGATGAGGTGACCTCCACCTTCACCCTGGAGGAGGTGCAGTCGATCGTCCACGAATCCACCCGGCACGGCCTCGTGGAGGACGACGCCGGCCTGCTCACGGGCGCTCTGGAGTTCTCCGAGCGCCGCGCCTCCCAGGTCATGGTCCCGCTGGACCGGCTGGCGACGCTGAGTGAGGACGCCACGCCGCAGCAGTTCGAGCGGATGGTCTCCAAGACCGGCTACTCCCGCATCCTGCTGAAGGACGACGAGGGCGAGCTGTCCGGGTATCTCCACATCAAGGACGTCATCTCCATCCCGGAGTCCCAGTACGACCAGCCCATCGCCGTGGTCCGTCAGCGTTCGCTGGTGAACATCGACCCGGAGATGGAGATCGAGGACGTGCTGGCCCGGATGCAGAAGAGCGGGTCCCACGTGGCCCGCGTGGTGGACGGGCAGGGGCACACCCTGGGCGTCCTCTTCCTCGAGGACGTGATCGAGGAGCTGGTGGGCGAGATCCAGGACGAGACGCAGGCGAAGGACGCCGTGCGGTACTGGGAGAGTCAGCGGACGTCCGAAGAACAGTGA
- a CDS encoding hemolysin family protein, with the protein MEWLFLVFGILLIFGTGFFVAVEFSLVALDQAQVQAAVDDGDEAAKPLLACLKSLSTQLSSCQLGITLTTLLTGYVLEPSVGSLLKEPLRGLGLADPTPVSLVIAMIAATVFSMILGELVPKNLAIAQAMAVGKAVARPQLVFTMIFKPAIIVLNGFSNKVLGIFGLEAKEEISGARTPDELASLVRRSAEMGTLDPGTAEFLARTLRFSDKTAADVMTPRFRMETLDAVEPVTAVVDAARATGYSRFPVTGESVDDIRGVVHIKKAVSVPSAKRAELEVGSLMTEVFRVPETIPLDDLIAELRASNMQLAVVLDEYGGTAGVVTLEDLVEEIVGEVADEHDRRRPGVLQGADGRWFFPGLLRPDEVGAQIKGLVIPEDGSYETVGGFVMSSLGRIPVAGDHVAVQGGELRVVRMDGRRVDRLAFLPRAEESTEGARHE; encoded by the coding sequence ATGGAATGGCTCTTCCTCGTCTTCGGCATCCTGCTGATCTTCGGCACCGGCTTCTTCGTGGCCGTGGAATTCTCCCTCGTGGCCCTCGACCAGGCGCAGGTGCAGGCCGCCGTCGACGACGGCGATGAGGCCGCCAAGCCTCTGCTGGCCTGCCTGAAGTCCCTCTCCACCCAGCTGTCCAGCTGCCAGTTGGGCATCACCCTGACCACATTGCTCACCGGCTATGTGCTGGAACCGTCGGTCGGCAGCCTGCTCAAGGAACCTCTCCGAGGCCTCGGCCTCGCCGACCCGACGCCGGTGTCCCTCGTGATCGCGATGATCGCGGCGACCGTCTTCTCCATGATCCTGGGCGAGCTGGTGCCCAAGAACCTCGCGATCGCCCAGGCGATGGCGGTCGGCAAGGCCGTTGCCCGTCCGCAGCTCGTGTTCACCATGATCTTCAAGCCCGCGATCATCGTCCTCAACGGCTTCTCCAACAAGGTGCTCGGCATCTTCGGTTTGGAGGCCAAAGAGGAGATCTCCGGCGCGCGCACCCCGGACGAGCTCGCCTCCCTGGTGCGCCGTTCCGCGGAGATGGGCACGCTGGACCCCGGCACGGCCGAGTTCCTGGCACGCACCCTGCGCTTCTCCGACAAGACCGCGGCGGACGTCATGACCCCGCGTTTCCGCATGGAGACGCTGGACGCCGTGGAGCCGGTGACCGCCGTCGTCGACGCGGCCCGTGCCACCGGATACTCCCGCTTCCCCGTCACCGGAGAGTCCGTGGACGACATCAGGGGAGTGGTGCACATCAAGAAGGCCGTGTCGGTTCCGTCCGCCAAACGCGCCGAACTAGAGGTCGGCTCCCTCATGACCGAGGTGTTCCGGGTTCCGGAGACCATCCCGCTGGATGACCTCATCGCCGAGCTGCGTGCCTCCAACATGCAGCTGGCCGTGGTGCTGGACGAATACGGTGGCACCGCCGGCGTCGTGACGCTGGAGGACCTGGTCGAAGAGATCGTGGGTGAGGTCGCCGACGAGCATGACCGGCGGAGGCCGGGCGTGCTCCAGGGTGCGGACGGCCGGTGGTTCTTCCCCGGTCTGCTGCGTCCGGACGAGGTCGGGGCCCAGATCAAGGGCCTCGTCATCCCCGAAGACGGTTCCTACGAGACGGTGGGTGGCTTCGTGATGAGCAGCCTGGGACGCATCCCGGTGGCCGGCGATCACGTCGCGGTCCAGGGCGGCGAACTGCGCGTGGTCCGCATGGACGGGCGCCGGGTGGACCGGCTCGCCTTCCTGCCGCGCGCCGAGGAATCCACCGAGGGGGCGCGCCATGAGTGA
- a CDS encoding aldo/keto reductase: MASLKTVTLSDGAVLPALGQGTWFVGDDPWRRDAEIATLREGIDLGLTLVDTAEMYGDGRSEALVGEAIAPVRDRVYLVDKVLPYNASRRGTVQACERSLEVLGTDWIDLYLLHWPGPHPVEETVEGFDELIRRGLIGAWGISNFDADALDRFPSAPAVNQVLYNPSRRGPEFDLFPAQARLSSPVRTMAYSPIEQGRLLDDPALGDIAEEHGVSVAQVLLAWAIRSGDVIAIPKASRVEHVRDNAAAAALELSAADLDRIDAAFPAPTRKVPLEML, encoded by the coding sequence ATGGCCTCGTTGAAAACCGTCACGCTGTCCGATGGCGCCGTTCTGCCTGCGCTGGGGCAGGGCACCTGGTTCGTGGGGGACGACCCCTGGCGCCGTGATGCCGAGATCGCCACGCTGCGGGAGGGGATCGACCTCGGCCTGACCCTGGTGGACACCGCGGAGATGTATGGCGACGGGCGCTCGGAGGCCCTGGTCGGGGAGGCCATCGCGCCGGTCCGGGACCGGGTGTACCTGGTGGACAAGGTCCTGCCGTACAACGCGTCCCGGCGCGGCACCGTGCAGGCCTGCGAGCGGTCCCTCGAGGTGCTGGGAACCGATTGGATCGACCTGTATCTGCTCCACTGGCCCGGCCCCCACCCAGTAGAGGAGACCGTCGAAGGCTTCGACGAACTCATCCGGCGCGGGCTGATCGGGGCCTGGGGGATCAGCAACTTCGACGCCGACGCGCTGGACCGCTTCCCGAGCGCGCCCGCGGTGAACCAGGTGCTCTACAACCCCTCGCGGCGCGGCCCCGAGTTCGACCTGTTCCCGGCGCAGGCGCGGCTCTCCAGCCCGGTGAGGACAATGGCGTACTCGCCGATCGAGCAAGGCCGTCTGCTGGACGACCCCGCGCTCGGGGACATCGCGGAGGAACACGGCGTGAGTGTGGCTCAGGTGCTCCTCGCCTGGGCGATCCGGTCCGGGGACGTCATCGCCATTCCCAAAGCGTCACGTGTCGAGCACGTCCGCGACAACGCTGCCGCCGCCGCACTGGAACTCAGCGCTGCGGACCTGGATCGTATCGACGCCGCATTCCCGGCGCCCACCCGGAAGGTTCCGCTGGAGATGCTGTGA
- a CDS encoding MFS transporter has protein sequence MPEASPAVAGGLTDDGGRARAQRRTLAVVVISQVLGGAGLAAGITVGALLAQEMLGNDGVSGLPTALFTLGSALAAYLVGRTTQRFGRRPGLAFGFGAGALGAAGVVLSAILWNPVLLFVSLFLYGGGSATNLQARYAGTDLATADQRGRAVSIALVSTTLGAVAGPNLVEPLGALARSWGLPVLSGPFLLAAVAYAAAGLVLWVLLRPDPYRLARELRQSAEAAAEAPAVPETPAPASAAVEPVRKPARHGVALAALIMVLTQVTMTAIMTMTPVHMRAHHHGLGEVGLVIGVHIGAMYLPSLVTGWLVDRIGRVWMACAGGLVLVASAVLATLAPSDSLGLLLLALALLGLGWNFGLITATALLVDATEPESRARVQGGVDVLVALSGAGGSAMAGVVMAAGDYSAVTLGGGVLALLLIPVVLWSQRTGSIRRTAP, from the coding sequence GTGCCTGAGGCATCCCCGGCGGTGGCCGGTGGGCTGACCGACGACGGCGGCCGGGCGCGCGCGCAGCGGCGGACGCTCGCCGTCGTCGTGATCAGCCAGGTCCTGGGCGGCGCCGGGCTCGCCGCCGGCATCACGGTGGGGGCGCTGCTGGCGCAGGAGATGCTCGGCAACGACGGCGTCTCCGGTCTGCCGACCGCGCTCTTCACCCTGGGCTCCGCCCTGGCGGCCTATCTCGTGGGCCGGACCACGCAGCGCTTCGGCCGGCGGCCCGGGCTGGCGTTCGGCTTCGGCGCGGGCGCTCTGGGAGCGGCCGGCGTGGTGCTGTCCGCGATCCTGTGGAACCCGGTGCTGCTCTTCGTCTCGCTGTTCCTGTACGGCGGAGGCTCCGCCACGAACCTTCAGGCCCGTTATGCCGGGACCGATCTTGCGACGGCTGATCAGCGCGGCCGAGCCGTGAGCATCGCCCTGGTGTCGACCACTCTGGGCGCGGTGGCCGGCCCCAATCTCGTGGAACCGCTCGGCGCGCTGGCCCGCTCCTGGGGGCTGCCGGTCCTCTCCGGGCCGTTCCTGCTGGCCGCGGTGGCGTACGCGGCGGCCGGTCTGGTGCTCTGGGTCCTGCTGCGGCCCGATCCGTACCGCCTGGCCCGCGAGCTGCGGCAGTCGGCGGAAGCCGCGGCCGAGGCGCCCGCCGTCCCGGAGACACCCGCTCCCGCGTCCGCCGCGGTGGAGCCGGTGAGGAAGCCCGCGCGGCACGGCGTCGCGCTGGCCGCGCTCATCATGGTGCTCACCCAGGTGACCATGACCGCGATCATGACCATGACCCCGGTGCACATGCGGGCACATCATCACGGCCTCGGGGAGGTGGGTCTGGTGATCGGCGTCCACATCGGTGCCATGTACCTGCCGTCCCTGGTCACGGGCTGGCTCGTCGACCGGATCGGCCGGGTCTGGATGGCCTGCGCCGGCGGGCTGGTGCTGGTGGCCTCAGCCGTTCTGGCGACACTGGCCCCGAGCGATTCCCTGGGACTGCTTCTGCTGGCGCTGGCCCTGCTGGGCCTCGGCTGGAACTTCGGCCTCATCACGGCGACCGCGCTCCTGGTGGACGCCACCGAACCGGAGAGCCGCGCCCGGGTGCAGGGCGGCGTCGACGTCCTCGTGGCGCTGTCGGGCGCCGGTGGAAGCGCCATGGCGGGGGTGGTGATGGCGGCGGGGGATTACTCCGCGGTCACTCTCGGAGGAGGGGTGCTCGCTCTCCTGCTCATTCCTGTGGTGCTGTGGTCCCAGCGGACTGGGAGCATTCGGCGCACAGCCCCATAA
- a CDS encoding metal ABC transporter ATP-binding protein: MSLREAGLGFGRRVLWEDLNLDLKAGEFLAVLGANGSGKSSLLRVLLGLLPLTSGTLESRVPKERVGYVPQQKSFAPDTALRARDLVALGVDGHRWGVRLERRGVNRKVDELLAHVGATDYAKVPVGQLSGGEQQRLRIAQALAADPAILLCDEPLLSLDPRHQNIVSELVNRQCRDEGSAVVFVTHELNPVLPYVDKVLYLAGGRFCIGTPDEVMNTETLSELYQGHVEVIRSGDRLMVSGIPEQVHHEQESE, from the coding sequence ATGTCACTCAGGGAGGCCGGGCTCGGCTTCGGCCGGCGCGTCCTCTGGGAGGACCTGAACCTGGATCTGAAGGCCGGCGAGTTCCTAGCCGTGCTCGGCGCCAACGGCAGCGGCAAGAGCTCGCTGCTCCGCGTCCTGCTGGGGCTCCTGCCGCTGACCTCCGGCACATTGGAGAGCAGGGTGCCCAAGGAGCGCGTGGGCTACGTGCCCCAGCAGAAGTCGTTCGCCCCGGACACCGCCCTCCGGGCACGCGATCTCGTGGCGCTCGGTGTCGACGGGCACCGGTGGGGCGTCCGCCTGGAACGGCGCGGCGTCAACCGGAAAGTCGACGAGCTGCTGGCGCACGTCGGGGCCACGGACTACGCCAAGGTCCCCGTGGGCCAGCTCTCCGGCGGCGAACAGCAGCGCTTGCGGATCGCGCAGGCGCTCGCGGCCGACCCCGCCATCCTGCTCTGCGATGAGCCGCTGCTCTCCCTGGACCCGCGGCACCAGAACATCGTGAGTGAACTGGTCAACCGTCAGTGCCGCGACGAGGGCTCCGCCGTGGTGTTCGTGACCCACGAACTCAACCCGGTGCTGCCCTATGTGGACAAGGTCCTCTATCTGGCCGGGGGACGCTTCTGCATCGGCACCCCCGACGAAGTCATGAACACCGAGACCCTGTCCGAGCTGTACCAGGGCCACGTGGAAGTGATCCGGTCCGGCGACCGGCTGATGGTCTCGGGCATCCCCGAACAGGTGCACCACGAACAGGAGAGCGAGTAA